Proteins encoded by one window of Molothrus ater isolate BHLD 08-10-18 breed brown headed cowbird chromosome 12, BPBGC_Mater_1.1, whole genome shotgun sequence:
- the TRADD gene encoding tumor necrosis factor receptor type 1-associated DEATH domain protein, translating into MAGSSSPWTGSAYLFLQSTCKTIALPSLYESSQKKPCVFKALKQALADSTGSVNGVDMLKVHCSHPHLIVQLRFCRQENCRRFLRSYREGALQKSLQSHLQLFLDTTTVPLEVELKTGSEHLDKMLKDEDRCLECIYREKPDRLPDEEITELEECLKSLTLHHSTNNNVAGKDCSSLKSPSQPYPPQGSSLSTQLTFIFQGQQFDNRTITPDDHQKFAKSVSKKWKQVGRSLQRSCRALRDPAIDTVALEYEREGLYEQAYQMLLRFIQSEGKRATIARLVTALEENGLVSLAEELLGLHSSEECS; encoded by the exons cagctcctctccttgGACTGGCAGTGCTTACCTCTTCCTTCAGTCCACCTGCAAGACCATCGCTCTGCCGTCCCTCTACGAGAGCTCCCAGAAGAAGCCTTGTGTGTTCAAGGCCCTGAAGCAGGCATTAGCAG ACTCCACTGGCAGCGTGAATGGTGTGGACATGCTCAAGGTGCACTGCAGCCACCCCCACCTGATCGTGCAGCTGAGgttctgcaggcaggagaaCTGCCGCCGCTTCCTGCGCAGCTACCGCGAAGGAGCGCTCCAGAAATCCCTCCAGAGCCACCTCCAGCTCTTCTTGGACACAACCACGGTGCCTCTGGAAGTGGAGCTGAAGACTGGCAGTGAGCACCTTGACAAGATGCTGAAGGATGAGGATCGCTGCTTGGAGTGCATCTACAGAGAAAAG CCTGACCGCCTGCCTGACGAGGAGATCACAGAGCTGGAGGAATGCCTCAAGAGCCTGACGCTTCACCACAGCACCAACAACAATGTGGCTGGAAAAGACTGCTCATCTCTGAAGTCCCCATCTCAGCCTTATCCTCCTCAAGGCAGCTCCCTTTCCACACAGCTCACCTTCATCTTTCAGGGACAACAGTTTG ACAACAGAACAATCACACCAGATGACCACCAGAAGTTTGCCAAGTCCGTGTCCAAGAAGTGGAAGCAAGTGGGTCGCTCTCTGCAGAGGTCCTGCCGGGCCCTGCGGGACCCTGCCATTGACACCGTGGCGCTGGAGTACGAGCGGGAGGGACTCTATGAACAGGCCTACCAGATGCTGCTCAGGTTCATCCAGTCCGAGGGCAAGAGGGCCACCATAGCACGGCTGGTCACAGCCCTGGAGGAGAACGGGCTCGTCAGCTTGGCTGAGGAGCTCCTGGGCCTCCATTCCAGTGAGGAGTGCTCCTAG
- the B3GNT9 gene encoding UDP-GlcNAc:betaGal beta-1,3-N-acetylglucosaminyltransferase 9 isoform X2, with translation MSLTKHIQMCLLGSPLHRRHRGDAGSALSNGLWAVVPGSSNTDFSSPRNSGETMRVRLKGDVICTLLLLVALCSLLYSQLEHLVPAGKKEPAQNKPRVAPKIFSDPRAPRRLMPAEATAPRPQVTPAMRPTEVAKTRVQTTTPPPLTDSAFNFKLYLLNKDNRNFNLLINQPRKCRKTPGGPFLLIAIKSVVEDFDRREIVRKTWGREGLVNGEQIQRVFLLGTPKNRTVLATWETLMHQESQTYRDILLWDFMDTFFNLTLKEIHFLSWAAEFCHNVKFIFKGDADVFVNVENIVDFLKRHDPTEDLFVGDIIYNARPIRARKSKYYIPESMYGLSIYPAYAGGGGFLLSRCTMRKLSRACREVELFPIDDVFLGMCLQRINLKPILHEGFKTFGIVKPSAAPHLQTFDPCFYKDLMVVHSLKVAEIWLMWNLLHSPRLSCTQKKQVKKPFQWKKKAQITTPASPLR, from the exons ATGTCTCTCACTAAGCACATCCAGATGTGCCTGCTTGGCAGCCCGCTGCACAGACGGCACCGAGGGGACGCAGGATCAGCGCTATCAAATGGGCT ATGGGCAGTGGTGCCAGGCAGCTCAAACACAGATTTTAGCAGTCCCAGGAACAGCGGAGAGACAATGAGAGTTCGCCTCAAAGGGGATGTGATCTGTACCCTCCTCCTGCTGGTGGCACTTTGTTCTTTGCTCTACTCCCAGCTGGAACATTTGGTCCCGGCAGGAAAGAAGGAGCCAGCACAGAACAAACCTCGAGTGGCACCAAAAATCTTCTCTGATCCCAGAGCACCTCGGAGGCTGATGCCAGCAGAGGCAACTGCACCCAGACCGCAAGTTACCCCTGCCATGAGACCAACAGAAGTGGCCAAAACCAGGGTCCAAACTACAACTCCACCCCCACTGACTGATTCTGCCTTCAACTTCAAGCTCTATCTCCTAAACAAGGATAACAGGAACTTCAATCTCCTCATTAACCAGCCCAGGAAATGCCGAAAGACACCGGGAGGTCCCTTCCTGCTCATTGCTATCAAATCAGTGGTTGAAGACTTTGACAGGCGTGAGATTGTCCGGAAAACttggggcagggagggtttggtGAATGGGGAGCAGATCCAGCGAGTGTTCCTGCTGGGAACACCAAAGAATAGGACAGTGCTGGCAACATGGGAGACCCTGATGCACCAGGAGAGTCAGACATACCGGGACATCTTACTCTGGGACTTCATGGACACTTTCTTCAACCTGACCCTGAAGGAGATCCAtttcctgagctgggctgctgagTTCTGCCACAAcgtgaaatttattttcaaaggtgACGCTGATGTTTTTGTCAACGTTGAGAACATCGTTGATTTCCTCAAGAGGCACGACCCCACTGAGGACCTCTTTGTTGGGGACATCATCTACAATGCCCGTCCCATCCGCGCCCGGAAGAGCAAGTACTACATCCCAGAGAGCATGTATGGGCTGAGCATCTACCCTGCCTACGCTGGGGGAGGAGGCTTCCTGCTGTCCCGCTGCACCATGAGGAAGCTCTCCAGGGCGTGCAGAGAAGTGGAGCTGTTCCCCATTGATGATGTCTTTTTGGGCATGTGCTTACAGAGAATCAACCTCAAACCCATTTTGCATGAAGGGTTCAAGACCTTTGGCATTGTTAAGCCTTCTGCTGCCCCACACCTACAGACCTTTGATCCCTGTTTTTACAAAGATCTCATGGTGGTTCATAGCCTGAAGGTTGCTGAGATCTGGCTGATGTGGAACCTGCTCCACAGCCCACGGCTTTCCTGTACTCAGAAGAAGCAGGTGAAGAAGCCTTTCCAATGGAAGAAGAAAGCTCAGATAACAACACCAGCATCACCCCTCAGATAA
- the B3GNT9 gene encoding UDP-GlcNAc:betaGal beta-1,3-N-acetylglucosaminyltransferase 9 isoform X1: MRVRLKGDVICTLLLLVALCSLLYSQLEHLVPAGKKEPAQNKPRVAPKIFSDPRAPRRLMPAEATAPRPQVTPAMRPTEVAKTRVQTTTPPPLTDSAFNFKLYLLNKDNRNFNLLINQPRKCRKTPGGPFLLIAIKSVVEDFDRREIVRKTWGREGLVNGEQIQRVFLLGTPKNRTVLATWETLMHQESQTYRDILLWDFMDTFFNLTLKEIHFLSWAAEFCHNVKFIFKGDADVFVNVENIVDFLKRHDPTEDLFVGDIIYNARPIRARKSKYYIPESMYGLSIYPAYAGGGGFLLSRCTMRKLSRACREVELFPIDDVFLGMCLQRINLKPILHEGFKTFGIVKPSAAPHLQTFDPCFYKDLMVVHSLKVAEIWLMWNLLHSPRLSCTQKKQVKKPFQWKKKAQITTPASPLR, translated from the coding sequence ATGAGAGTTCGCCTCAAAGGGGATGTGATCTGTACCCTCCTCCTGCTGGTGGCACTTTGTTCTTTGCTCTACTCCCAGCTGGAACATTTGGTCCCGGCAGGAAAGAAGGAGCCAGCACAGAACAAACCTCGAGTGGCACCAAAAATCTTCTCTGATCCCAGAGCACCTCGGAGGCTGATGCCAGCAGAGGCAACTGCACCCAGACCGCAAGTTACCCCTGCCATGAGACCAACAGAAGTGGCCAAAACCAGGGTCCAAACTACAACTCCACCCCCACTGACTGATTCTGCCTTCAACTTCAAGCTCTATCTCCTAAACAAGGATAACAGGAACTTCAATCTCCTCATTAACCAGCCCAGGAAATGCCGAAAGACACCGGGAGGTCCCTTCCTGCTCATTGCTATCAAATCAGTGGTTGAAGACTTTGACAGGCGTGAGATTGTCCGGAAAACttggggcagggagggtttggtGAATGGGGAGCAGATCCAGCGAGTGTTCCTGCTGGGAACACCAAAGAATAGGACAGTGCTGGCAACATGGGAGACCCTGATGCACCAGGAGAGTCAGACATACCGGGACATCTTACTCTGGGACTTCATGGACACTTTCTTCAACCTGACCCTGAAGGAGATCCAtttcctgagctgggctgctgagTTCTGCCACAAcgtgaaatttattttcaaaggtgACGCTGATGTTTTTGTCAACGTTGAGAACATCGTTGATTTCCTCAAGAGGCACGACCCCACTGAGGACCTCTTTGTTGGGGACATCATCTACAATGCCCGTCCCATCCGCGCCCGGAAGAGCAAGTACTACATCCCAGAGAGCATGTATGGGCTGAGCATCTACCCTGCCTACGCTGGGGGAGGAGGCTTCCTGCTGTCCCGCTGCACCATGAGGAAGCTCTCCAGGGCGTGCAGAGAAGTGGAGCTGTTCCCCATTGATGATGTCTTTTTGGGCATGTGCTTACAGAGAATCAACCTCAAACCCATTTTGCATGAAGGGTTCAAGACCTTTGGCATTGTTAAGCCTTCTGCTGCCCCACACCTACAGACCTTTGATCCCTGTTTTTACAAAGATCTCATGGTGGTTCATAGCCTGAAGGTTGCTGAGATCTGGCTGATGTGGAACCTGCTCCACAGCCCACGGCTTTCCTGTACTCAGAAGAAGCAGGTGAAGAAGCCTTTCCAATGGAAGAAGAAAGCTCAGATAACAACACCAGCATCACCCCTCAGATAA